A stretch of Vespa velutina chromosome 8, iVesVel2.1, whole genome shotgun sequence DNA encodes these proteins:
- the LOC124951118 gene encoding farnesol dehydrogenase-like, whose product MERWAGKIAIVTGASSGIGLAIAKAFVQNDVIVIGFARRKEKMQSEMQNVKGKGKGKFYACECDITKPESIEQAFQWVKNNFETIHILVNNAGIVINSKFMDSSRSDWKRLFDINVLGFIDCTKRAARMMLDSNVEGYIINMNSIAGHQVIGSKEFSANFYSASKFASVAATEIIQKELHGSKIRVTSISPGYVATEILQAANFNANAFKDMPALESDDIANAVIYVIGTPQRVHITELIIRPFGEVKY is encoded by the exons ATGGAACGCTGGGCTGGTAAAATAGCCATAGTTACTGGGGCATCTAGTGGAATCGGATTAGCAATAGCAAAAGCTTTTGTGCAAAATGATGTAATCGTCATCGGATTTgctagaaggaaagagaaaatgcag AGCGAGATGCAGAATGTTAAGGGAAAAGGTAAAGGAAAATTCTATGCATGCGAGTGTGACATCACCAAACCCGAAAGTATCGAACAAGCGTTTCAATGggtcaaaaataattttgagaCTATTCATATTTTGGTGAATAATGCTGGAATCGTCATAAATTCCAAATTTATGG atTCATCCAGATCTGATTGGAAAAGATTATTCGATATCAATGTGTTAGGATTTATCGATTGTACCAAACGTGCCGCTAGAATGATGTTAGATTCTAACGTGGAAggttatataattaacatgAACAg TATCGCAGGACACCAAGTAATTGGTTCCAAGGAGTTTAGTGCTAACTTTTATTCAGCGTCCAAATTTGCTTCCGTTGCTGCTACTGAGATCATACAAAAGGAATTGCATGGTAGTAAGATTCGAGTGACG AGTATCAGTCCAGGATATGTAGCAACAGAAATCTTGCAAGCTGCTAACTTTAACGCAAACGCCTTTAAGGATATGCCAGCTTTAGAATCTGATGATATCGCAAATGCCGTTATTTATGTAATTGGAACTCCACAACGCGTTCATATTACTGAATTGATAATTAGACCTTTTGGAGAAGTTAAATATTAG